From Erwinia sp. HDF1-3R, one genomic window encodes:
- the metC gene encoding cystathionine beta-lyase → MSRKKIETTLIAAGRSKRYTQGAVNSVIQRASSLVFDSVAEKKRATAGRADRELFYGRRGTLTHFSLQDAMTELEGGAGCALYPCGAAAVANAILAFVAAGDNVLMAGSVYEPTQDFCSKILSKMNVSTQWFDHNIGDEIAELVQPNTKVVFLESPASITMEVQDIPAIVVAVRRVAPDVIIMIDNTWAAGILFPALAFGIDISIQAGTKYLIGHSDAMIGTAVANERCWPQLRENSYLMGQMVDADTAYMASRGLRTLAVRLRQHQESAIHIAQWLAARPEVAVVNHPALPECRGHAFWKRDFTGSSGLFSFVLKERLSDAQLAHYLDHFEHFSMAYSWGGYESLILANQPEELEAIRPAKGVDFSGTLVRVHIGLENVDDLIADLAAGFARLEA, encoded by the coding sequence ATGAGCAGAAAAAAAATCGAAACCACGCTGATCGCGGCTGGCCGCAGCAAACGCTATACCCAGGGCGCCGTTAACAGCGTGATTCAACGGGCGTCATCACTGGTATTCGACAGCGTGGCAGAGAAAAAACGCGCTACAGCAGGGCGCGCCGACCGTGAACTTTTCTATGGTCGTCGCGGCACGCTCACCCACTTCTCTCTTCAGGACGCCATGACCGAACTGGAAGGCGGCGCGGGCTGTGCGCTTTATCCCTGCGGGGCGGCGGCCGTCGCCAATGCCATCCTCGCTTTTGTTGCCGCAGGTGACAATGTGCTGATGGCGGGATCGGTGTATGAGCCCACTCAGGATTTTTGCAGCAAAATTCTCAGTAAAATGAATGTCTCAACCCAGTGGTTCGATCACAATATTGGCGATGAAATTGCAGAGCTAGTCCAGCCCAACACCAAAGTGGTCTTCCTTGAATCCCCGGCCTCCATCACCATGGAAGTTCAGGATATTCCGGCCATTGTCGTAGCGGTGCGCCGCGTGGCGCCGGACGTCATCATCATGATCGACAATACCTGGGCCGCCGGGATCCTCTTTCCGGCGCTGGCCTTTGGCATTGATATCTCTATCCAGGCCGGTACCAAATACCTGATCGGCCATTCAGATGCCATGATCGGCACCGCAGTAGCAAATGAACGCTGCTGGCCTCAGCTGCGTGAGAACTCCTATCTGATGGGGCAGATGGTCGACGCGGATACCGCCTACATGGCAAGTCGCGGCCTGCGTACGCTCGCCGTGCGTCTGCGCCAGCATCAGGAGAGCGCTATCCACATCGCCCAGTGGCTGGCGGCGCGTCCTGAAGTGGCGGTGGTTAATCACCCGGCGCTGCCTGAATGTCGGGGACACGCATTCTGGAAGCGTGACTTTACCGGCAGCAGCGGCCTGTTCTCTTTTGTGCTAAAAGAACGCCTGAGCGATGCGCAGCTTGCCCACTATCTGGATCACTTTGAACATTTCAGTATGGCCTACTCATGGGGAGGCTATGAGTCGCTGATCCTCGCTAACCAGCCTGAGGAGCTGGAGGCAATACGTCCTGCGAAGGGCGTGGATTTTAGCGGAACGCTGGTGAGAGTGCATATCGGCCTGGAAAACGTAGACGATTTGATTGCCGATCTGGCCGCTGGCTTTGCCCGTCTTGAAGCCTGA
- a CDS encoding DedA family protein: MGVLHEIVRALWHQDFAALANPDVIWIVYGIMFITLLLENGLLPASFLPGDSLLLLAGAMIAKGVMAFMPTLLILTLAASLGCWLSYLQGRWLGNTRLVKSWLMHLPAQYHQRAWSLFHRHGLMALLVGRFLAFVRTILPTMAGISGLKNSRFQLFNWLSGLLWVTILVSLGYAISQVPFIKRHEDQVMAILMILPLVLLCVGLVGSITLVIRRKKSSL, translated from the coding sequence ATGGGTGTACTACACGAGATTGTGCGGGCATTGTGGCATCAGGATTTTGCTGCGCTCGCCAATCCGGATGTGATATGGATTGTCTACGGCATTATGTTTATCACTCTGCTGCTTGAAAACGGCCTGTTGCCCGCCTCTTTTCTGCCCGGTGACAGCCTGCTGCTGCTGGCCGGGGCAATGATTGCGAAAGGCGTTATGGCATTTATGCCGACGCTGCTGATCCTCACCCTTGCCGCCAGCCTCGGCTGCTGGCTGAGCTATCTTCAGGGCCGCTGGCTGGGGAATACCCGGCTGGTCAAAAGCTGGCTGATGCATTTGCCCGCGCAGTATCATCAGCGGGCATGGAGTTTGTTTCATCGCCACGGCCTGATGGCGCTGCTGGTCGGGCGCTTTCTGGCGTTTGTTCGCACCATTCTGCCTACAATGGCGGGAATTTCCGGCCTGAAGAACAGCCGTTTCCAGCTGTTCAACTGGCTGAGCGGCCTGCTGTGGGTCACGATTCTGGTGTCGCTAGGCTACGCTATCAGCCAGGTCCCTTTTATTAAGCGTCATGAAGATCAGGTCATGGCGATCCTGATGATTCTGCCGCTGGTATTGTTGTGCGTAGGTCTGGTGGGTAGCATCACGCTGGTTATCAGGCGCAAAAAATCCTCTCTGTAG
- a CDS encoding AraC family transcriptional regulator → MDRNALCSRLAQQVIALKEAPSLSMVPDIKLLYVDRPSGRTPVMYSSGIVILFQGHKTGYLGNHVFHYDATKYLMLTVTLPFECETFATAEEPLVGMLLNVDSTRLQDLLIDIGDDDSFHPAPQTRGIHTASLTGEMLCAAERLLDVMANPRDARVLGPQIVREILYYVLLGPCGGALLAQVSRQTQFSQIARALRRIEHNYRDNMSVDQLAAEVNMSVSAFHHNFKAVTSTSPLQYLKSYRLHQARMMMLQEGLKASAAAMRVGYESASQFSREFKRYFGVTPGEEVMRMRQTV, encoded by the coding sequence ATGGATCGTAATGCGCTGTGCTCCCGGCTTGCTCAGCAGGTCATTGCCCTGAAAGAGGCACCCTCGCTGTCAATGGTGCCTGACATCAAGCTGCTGTACGTCGATCGGCCGAGCGGACGCACGCCGGTGATGTACTCATCGGGGATTGTGATCCTTTTCCAGGGGCATAAAACGGGGTATCTGGGCAATCACGTTTTCCACTATGACGCCACCAAATACCTGATGCTGACGGTGACCTTGCCCTTTGAGTGCGAAACCTTCGCGACTGCGGAAGAGCCGCTGGTGGGGATGTTGCTGAATGTGGATTCCACCCGCTTACAGGATCTGCTGATTGATATCGGCGATGACGACAGCTTTCACCCCGCGCCGCAGACGCGGGGAATACATACGGCATCCCTGACCGGGGAGATGCTGTGCGCCGCAGAGAGGCTGCTGGACGTCATGGCTAATCCGCGTGATGCCCGCGTGCTCGGGCCACAGATTGTGCGTGAAATCCTCTATTATGTCCTGCTGGGTCCCTGCGGGGGTGCCCTGCTGGCGCAGGTCAGTCGTCAGACTCAGTTCAGCCAGATAGCCCGCGCGCTGCGGCGGATTGAGCATAACTACCGGGATAACATGAGCGTGGATCAGCTGGCCGCAGAGGTGAATATGAGCGTCTCGGCGTTTCATCATAACTTTAAGGCGGTCACCAGCACTTCGCCGTTACAGTACCTGAAAAGCTACCGACTGCATCAGGCGCGGATGATGATGTTGCAGGAGGGGCTGAAAGCGAGTGCGGCGGCAATGCGGGTGGGTTATGAAAGCGCATCGCAGTTTTCTCGTGAGTTTAAACGCTATTTTGGCGTCACGCCGGGGGAAGAAGTGATGCGCATGCGGCAAACGGTATAA
- the dkgA gene encoding 2,5-didehydrogluconate reductase DkgA produces MAEQPVIKLHDGNMMPQIGLGVWQASIDDARQAAVKALDVGYRAIDTAAIYKNEEGIGQALQETDVARDDIFVTTKLWNDDQLNAEQAIETSLKKLQLQSVDLYLMHWPCPAKDNYVEAWKAMIELQKQGLTKSIGVCNFQQAHLKRLLDETGVSPVINQIELHPMMQQRTLHAWNAMHQIQTESWSPLAQGGKGVFDQEIIKNLAKKYGKTPAQIVIRWHLDSGLVVIPKSVTPSRIEENFKVFDFRLEKPEISEIATLDRGNRLGPDPDELN; encoded by the coding sequence ATGGCTGAACAACCTGTAATTAAACTCCACGACGGTAACATGATGCCGCAAATAGGTCTGGGCGTCTGGCAGGCCAGCATCGACGATGCACGTCAGGCAGCCGTTAAGGCGCTTGACGTGGGCTATCGCGCTATCGACACCGCCGCTATCTATAAAAATGAAGAGGGGATTGGTCAGGCGCTGCAGGAAACTGACGTCGCGCGTGACGATATCTTTGTTACCACCAAGCTGTGGAATGACGACCAGCTGAATGCGGAGCAGGCCATTGAAACCAGCCTGAAAAAGCTCCAGCTACAGAGCGTCGATCTCTACCTGATGCACTGGCCCTGCCCGGCGAAAGATAACTACGTTGAAGCATGGAAGGCGATGATTGAGCTACAGAAACAGGGCCTGACTAAAAGTATTGGCGTCTGTAACTTCCAGCAGGCCCACCTTAAACGCCTGCTGGACGAAACCGGCGTCAGCCCGGTCATCAATCAGATTGAGCTGCATCCGATGATGCAACAGCGCACGCTTCATGCCTGGAACGCAATGCATCAAATCCAGACCGAATCGTGGAGCCCGCTGGCGCAGGGGGGGAAAGGCGTATTCGATCAGGAGATCATCAAAAACTTGGCGAAAAAGTATGGCAAAACCCCCGCGCAGATCGTTATCCGCTGGCATCTGGACAGCGGCCTGGTGGTGATCCCGAAATCGGTCACGCCATCGCGCATTGAAGAGAACTTTAAGGTTTTCGACTTCCGTCTGGAAAAACCAGAAATCAGTGAGATCGCCACGCTGGACAGGGGCAATCGCCTGGGTCCGGATCCTGACGAGCTGAACTAA
- the ftsP gene encoding cell division protein FtsP produces the protein MSFSRRQFIQASGVALCASALPVRAYAAGPGVALPVPPLIESRRGQPVFLTLQRSHWSFTEGSKAQVWGINGLYLGPTVRVWNGDDVKLIYSNRLAEPVSMTISGLHLPGALAGGAPRLMSPGVDWAPVLPVRQAAATCWYHANTPNRMAPHVYNGLAGMWLVEDELSKSLPLPNHYGVDDFPLIIQDKRLDNFGSPQYDPPSSGGFVGDTLLVNGVQNPWVEVSRGWVRLRLLNASNSRRYQLQLSDGRPLNVIASDQGFLAAPVAVQQLSLAPGERREVLVDMSKGDEVSVTAGMPAGLVDRLRGLFEPSSILTSTLILTLRPTGLLPLMTDNLPMRLLADQVIEGSVSRTREFTLGDSIAGINGALWDMTRIDNTAQQGTFERWIIHADLPQSFHIQGVMFLIKNVNGAQPMAEDRGWKDTVWVDGSVELFVSFVQYSSDHFPFVYYSQTLEMADRGSAGQLLVQPAG, from the coding sequence ATGTCCTTCAGTCGACGTCAGTTTATTCAGGCATCGGGCGTCGCCCTGTGCGCCAGTGCACTGCCCGTACGCGCTTATGCGGCCGGACCCGGAGTCGCCTTACCGGTCCCGCCCCTTATTGAGTCGCGTCGCGGGCAGCCTGTTTTTCTGACCCTGCAACGCAGCCACTGGTCATTCACCGAGGGCAGCAAGGCGCAGGTGTGGGGGATCAACGGTCTCTACCTTGGCCCGACGGTACGGGTATGGAACGGTGACGACGTCAAACTGATCTACAGTAACCGCCTGGCTGAACCGGTCTCGATGACCATCAGCGGACTGCATCTGCCCGGCGCGCTGGCGGGCGGTGCGCCCCGGCTCATGTCTCCCGGCGTGGACTGGGCGCCGGTGCTCCCGGTGCGCCAGGCGGCGGCAACCTGTTGGTATCATGCCAATACGCCCAATCGTATGGCCCCGCATGTTTATAACGGGCTGGCGGGCATGTGGCTGGTCGAAGATGAGTTGAGCAAGTCACTGCCGCTGCCAAATCATTATGGCGTCGATGATTTTCCCCTGATTATTCAGGACAAGCGTCTGGATAACTTCGGTTCGCCGCAGTATGACCCGCCTTCCAGCGGCGGCTTCGTGGGGGATACGCTGCTGGTTAACGGCGTACAGAATCCCTGGGTTGAAGTCTCACGTGGATGGGTTCGCCTGCGGCTGCTGAACGCCTCAAACTCGCGACGCTACCAGCTCCAGCTGAGCGATGGTCGTCCGCTAAACGTCATTGCCAGCGATCAGGGTTTTCTTGCCGCGCCGGTGGCGGTGCAGCAGCTTTCGCTGGCGCCGGGCGAGCGCCGGGAGGTGCTGGTCGATATGAGTAAGGGTGATGAGGTTTCCGTGACGGCTGGAATGCCTGCGGGCCTGGTGGACCGCCTGCGCGGCCTGTTTGAGCCTTCGAGCATTCTCACCTCCACCCTGATCCTGACGCTCCGACCAACCGGGCTGCTGCCGCTGATGACCGATAACCTGCCGATGCGCTTACTGGCCGACCAGGTCATTGAGGGCAGCGTCAGCCGCACGCGGGAGTTCACGCTGGGCGACAGTATCGCCGGGATTAACGGGGCGCTTTGGGATATGACGCGGATCGACAACACCGCGCAGCAGGGAACCTTTGAACGCTGGATCATTCATGCCGATCTGCCGCAGTCGTTCCATATTCAGGGCGTGATGTTTCTGATTAAAAACGTCAATGGGGCACAGCCGATGGCTGAAGATCGCGGCTGGAAGGATACCGTCTGGGTGGACGGCAGCGTTGAGCTGTTCGTTTCGTTTGTTCAGTACTCTTCCGATCACTTCCCCTTTGTCTATTACAGTCAGACGCTGGAAATGGCCGATCGGGGTAGCGCGGGTCAGCTTTTGGTCCAGCCGGCGGGGTAA
- a CDS encoding 1-acylglycerol-3-phosphate O-acyltransferase: MLSILRFAIVIIYSILISVFGCFYCLFSPRNPRHVATFGHLFGRLSPVFGLKVELRRPEGADNYPNAIYIANHQNNYDMITAAKMVQPTTVTVGKKSLLWIPFFGQLYWLTGNLLIDRENRASAHGTISKMIAQFKKKRISFWMFPEGTRSRGRGLLPFKTGAFHAAITAGVPIIPIVVSNTHDKIKLNRLHNGHVIIEMLPPVDTAALATLSARKLATHCRELMSAKLDELNAEVAAREAADKRGGK, encoded by the coding sequence ATGCTCTCAATTTTACGTTTCGCGATCGTGATTATCTATTCAATCCTGATCAGTGTTTTTGGTTGTTTTTATTGCCTTTTTAGCCCGCGTAATCCGCGTCATGTTGCCACCTTTGGGCATCTTTTTGGCCGGCTGTCGCCGGTGTTTGGGCTGAAGGTTGAACTGCGCAGGCCCGAAGGGGCAGATAATTACCCGAATGCGATTTACATCGCCAATCATCAGAATAATTACGACATGATTACCGCGGCGAAGATGGTGCAGCCGACAACGGTAACCGTGGGTAAGAAAAGCCTGCTGTGGATCCCCTTTTTCGGGCAGCTCTACTGGCTGACGGGTAATCTGCTGATTGATCGGGAAAACCGCGCATCGGCACATGGTACCATCAGTAAAATGATCGCCCAGTTTAAAAAGAAGCGTATCTCCTTCTGGATGTTCCCGGAGGGGACCCGCAGCCGTGGACGCGGCCTGCTACCTTTTAAAACCGGCGCTTTTCATGCGGCAATCACGGCGGGCGTGCCGATTATCCCCATCGTCGTCTCCAATACGCACGATAAGATCAAACTGAATCGCCTGCATAATGGACATGTCATTATTGAGATGCTGCCCCCGGTGGATACCGCGGCCCTTGCCACACTCTCCGCGCGTAAGCTGGCGACCCACTGCCGCGAACTCATGTCAGCTAAGCTGGATGAGCTGAATGCGGAAGTGGCGGCGCGTGAGGCTGCTGATAAGCGCGGCGGAAAGTAA
- the parC gene encoding DNA topoisomerase IV subunit A: MSDLTQDGAERLALHKFTENAYLNYSMYVIMDRALPYIGDGLKPVQRRIIYAMSELGLNNSAKFKKSARTVGDVLGKYHPHGDSACYEAMVLMAQPFSYRYPLVDGQGNWGAPDDPKSFAAMRYTESRLSKYAELLLGELGQGTVDYVPNFDGTLQEPSILPARLPNILLNGTTGIAVGMATDIPPHNLREVAQAAITLIDSPKATIEDLLEIVQGPDYPTEAEIITPRNEIRKIYQTGRGSVRMRAVWKREEGDVVITALPHQVSGARVLEQIAAQMRNKKLPMVEDLRDESNHENPTRLVIVPRSNRVDMEQVMNHLFATTDLEKSYRINMNMIGLDNRPSVKNLLEIISEWLVYRRETVRRRLSHRLEKVLRRLHILEGLLVAFLNIDEVIHIIRSEDEPKQVLMSRFEISETQAEAILELKLRHLAKLEEMKIRGEQDELAKERDRLQAILASERKMNSLLKKELQADSDAYGDDRRSPLCERGEAKAISENELVPSEPVTIVLSQMGWVRSAKGHDIDPSGLSYKAGDSYRAAARGKSNQPVVFIDSTGRSYALEPTTLPSARGQGEPLTGKLTPPPGAVMEQVLMEADEQRLLMASDAGYGFVCTFSDLLSRNRAGKALLSLPKNAKVMTPMAIHHDDDRLLAITAAGRMLLFPVAELPQLAKGKGNKIISIPSAQAAAGEDTLKWLLLLPAQASITLHAGKRKLKVRPEELEKFRAERGRRGTLLPRGLQNVERIEVDAPERAGAEAPDSEE, translated from the coding sequence ATGAGTGACCTGACGCAGGATGGTGCAGAGCGTCTTGCCCTGCATAAATTTACGGAAAATGCGTACCTGAACTACTCCATGTACGTCATCATGGACAGGGCGCTTCCCTATATTGGCGATGGTCTTAAACCCGTTCAGCGGCGCATCATCTATGCCATGTCCGAGCTGGGGCTGAATAACAGCGCCAAATTTAAGAAATCGGCCCGTACCGTGGGTGACGTGCTGGGTAAATACCATCCGCACGGCGACAGCGCCTGTTATGAAGCGATGGTGCTGATGGCGCAGCCCTTCTCCTATCGCTATCCACTGGTAGACGGCCAGGGTAACTGGGGGGCGCCGGACGACCCTAAATCCTTTGCCGCCATGCGTTATACCGAATCCCGCCTGTCTAAATATGCCGAGCTGCTGCTGGGCGAGCTGGGCCAGGGGACGGTGGATTACGTGCCCAACTTCGACGGGACGCTGCAGGAACCGTCCATCCTGCCCGCGCGGCTGCCGAACATTTTGCTGAACGGCACGACTGGCATTGCGGTCGGTATGGCGACCGATATACCGCCGCATAACCTGCGTGAAGTGGCGCAGGCCGCCATCACGCTGATCGACTCGCCCAAAGCGACAATCGAAGATCTGCTGGAGATCGTGCAGGGGCCGGACTACCCGACCGAGGCGGAGATCATCACGCCGCGTAACGAAATCCGTAAAATTTATCAGACCGGGCGCGGTTCGGTGCGTATGCGCGCGGTCTGGAAGCGAGAAGAGGGCGACGTGGTGATCACCGCGCTGCCGCATCAGGTTTCCGGCGCGCGCGTGCTGGAGCAGATCGCTGCCCAGATGCGCAATAAAAAGCTGCCGATGGTGGAAGATCTGCGCGACGAGTCCAACCATGAGAACCCAACGCGGCTGGTGATTGTGCCGCGTTCGAATCGCGTGGATATGGAGCAGGTGATGAACCACCTGTTTGCCACCACCGACCTGGAAAAAAGCTACCGCATCAATATGAATATGATCGGGCTGGATAACCGCCCGTCGGTGAAAAACCTGCTGGAAATCATCAGCGAATGGCTGGTTTATCGTCGTGAAACCGTGCGTCGCCGCCTCAGCCATCGCCTGGAAAAAGTGCTCAGGCGCCTGCATATTCTTGAGGGGCTGCTGGTTGCCTTCCTTAATATTGACGAAGTGATCCACATCATTCGCAGCGAAGACGAGCCGAAACAGGTGCTGATGTCGCGCTTCGAGATCAGTGAAACTCAGGCCGAAGCGATCCTTGAGCTGAAATTACGCCATCTTGCCAAACTGGAAGAGATGAAAATCCGCGGTGAGCAGGATGAGCTGGCGAAAGAGCGCGACCGTCTCCAGGCTATTCTCGCCTCGGAGCGCAAAATGAATTCGCTGCTGAAAAAAGAGCTTCAGGCCGACAGCGATGCCTACGGTGACGATCGTCGTTCACCGCTGTGCGAGCGGGGCGAAGCAAAGGCGATCAGCGAAAACGAGCTGGTGCCATCAGAACCGGTCACCATTGTGCTGTCGCAGATGGGCTGGGTACGCAGTGCCAAAGGGCACGATATCGATCCCTCCGGGCTGAGTTATAAAGCGGGAGACAGCTACCGCGCCGCAGCCAGGGGCAAAAGCAATCAGCCGGTCGTGTTTATTGACTCGACCGGGCGCAGCTATGCCCTGGAGCCGACGACGTTGCCTTCTGCGCGCGGGCAGGGTGAACCCCTTACCGGCAAGCTGACGCCGCCGCCGGGTGCCGTGATGGAGCAGGTGCTGATGGAGGCGGATGAGCAGAGGCTGCTCATGGCGTCGGATGCCGGATACGGCTTCGTCTGTACCTTTAGCGATCTGCTCTCACGCAATCGTGCCGGTAAAGCGCTGCTCAGCCTGCCGAAAAATGCCAAAGTGATGACGCCGATGGCTATCCACCACGACGACGACAGACTGCTTGCTATCACCGCTGCGGGCAGAATGCTGCTGTTCCCGGTGGCCGAGCTGCCGCAGCTGGCGAAAGGCAAAGGCAATAAAATCATCTCTATTCCCTCAGCGCAGGCCGCCGCCGGTGAAGATACGCTGAAATGGCTACTGCTGCTCCCCGCGCAGGCGTCCATCACGCTGCATGCCGGAAAACGTAAGCTCAAAGTGCGACCCGAGGAGCTGGAGAAGTTCCGCGCGGAGCGGGGGCGTCGAGGGACGCTGCTGCCGCGAGGATTGCAGAACGTTGAGCGCATAGAAGTTGACGCGCCGGAAAGAGCGGGTGCAGAGGCCCCCGATAGCGAGGAATAA